From the Euwallacea fornicatus isolate EFF26 chromosome 10, ASM4011564v1, whole genome shotgun sequence genome, the window GCTGCCACAGCTTACAGACTTGCGAGCAGTGGAGTGCATCGGGTACTTCCAAGTAGGGCAATATGAACGGCAGGGTGTTGTGGACCAGCCATTCATCTTTAGAGAGACGTTCGCCTGAGCTGATGATGCGCTGCCACAATTTACAGACTTTTTTACAGTTAAGCACATCTGATGCTTCCAGTGAGGATAAGATTAATGGGAGGGTATTCTGGACGAGCCACTCGTCTTCGGACAGCCGGTCGCCTAAGGTATCCGCAGCGATGGGTTTAAAGGATAAGCTGAAAAAAAGGcggaaatgagaaaaatgaaacaaaaaatacgtgctaaaaaattcttatatcCCTATCAGATAACTACGTTCCTAAGGAATAGGACGTTGCAAATAATCGTTTCAGTTTGGAGTAAAATGGTCATAAAAGAGACAGAATTGAAGATTGCTTACATGGGTAGTGAACCACCATCGTGAATCACGCTTTCGTGGGTCACCCCCCCTAATAATGGGGACTTTCACTCAGAATTTAAGCACACGGACGTTCAACAACATTCGAAATAAACTCAACTAAAATCACATAATGAGTTCACAAGTTATGTTATGTTGATTTTGTCCAGGATTTTATTATGCAAACAAATTGGGGCATTCTAAATCAGGAAGGTAAAGGacaattattgaaaagttCTCTACGTCAGTGGCAAGGCATTTACAATTATTGCTAATTGTTATTGTAGGACTATAGGAGAGTCATACATAGTACATAATTTCTGAAATGTAGACGACCCCGAAGCCCTGACTTCCCTTTACGACCCTCCTCTATAATTCTCCATGTAACCTCCCCGCGTTTATTTATAGATAGTTTACGCCGCTTAGAACAAATATTTAGTCCAAGGATTAAATGACGCCACGAATAACTTCTTCACGTTGTAAACACTcaggatgaaattttttgacCTGGAATTTGGTTCGTCGTAAATAAGCTGGTCAAATTGGCCCTAAAGATGTTTCAAGCATCGGACAAAATTTGCTCgaccttgaattaaaaaagtcCTTGAAAACATGTGCTATGGGGATATGCCCAAAATTTAGTTGCTGCTCAATTCGGTCCCCCACGTAGAGTATGCGTACCAGCCAGAAATTAgaaatgttcaatttatttcgtcaaaaatatcatcactcaccctgtataatttcaACACGGCCTCAGAAATGGGTTTCCTTTCAATTCGTTAACGCTCATTAAATAGgacattttctaaatttataaCTGATTAAATACGTACTTCGTTAAATGGACTGTATTAGCTGAAGTTTAACTTTGGCATTTTTAACATACTTGTCTAAAAGAGAAGcggatcgaaaaaaaaacagcgaTGTCAAAGTCAACGAGATACGTTTAATTCGTGAACAGGTTATACATGTCTTTACCTGCCGTGCCCCGAGAGGTGAAATCGGTCATTATAGTATGGTACGTTAAGGTACTATTTTAAGAGATAACGGTGCACGAACACAAGTTTACAACGAGTTTGGCAATGGAGGAGCAGTGTGCCAATGGTGGCGACATGAAAATGCCTGAAATGAAATGTGACATGAAtcatgtacattttttttttttttcacagtgGAACATTAAGTTGAGGACAATGCGAAAAGGGTGAACGCTTCTGGATGGCATTTTTTGAAGTGTGCCAATTAAATCGTATacacaatagaaaaaaataaccatACCAGTGCGATAATCTATTTCGCAATCAAACTACAAGCAGTTCGCCAAAGTAGCGCTCCCTACAACAAGTTAAGAAAAAGTAAATAGCAAAGCCTCttaccttaaaattttacttgttGTTCTCCTATTCTTCCTCCGCCTAAACCAGGTTGAATTCGCGAGAGATTCTGCCATTATGGACACTAGTACTTGATCACATATGTCTCCTACTTTTTCCCTTTCTAGCCCTTGCTCTCACTGCTTGCCCGTCACTGATGCCGTCCTCCCACCCTCAGCTACCCTTATATATACAGTTCTACAGGTAGATTATTTGTGGGACCATTTTCAGGTATAGTGACGCCAATGTTGCCATGTAATCGAAACTCCTCGTTAAAATTTGGACCTTCCTGATTTCTTACATGTTTTCcctttctattaaaatttttgagttgTTTGCATAAGTATGTACGAACGCGCCGGTCATTTTGCCGTAAGAAGTACTGCATATTACTTTTTTGTTATCTAAGCCGTTTGGAACTAAATGGCCTAGATATCTAACGTTTAAATAATTGCAGGAAACTGATTTAATTGCCTTAAAAAAGTGGCAtttgaatttagaaaaataaagttacCCAGCACATCTGACAAATCGCAAAATTGGCAACATCGCACGTTGATATTTGACCGCTCGGGGAACATTGTAAAAGCTTTATTTGTTTGGGTGATTCATTCTCTCTACTTGAAAGtcataaatttagaaaattcctCATAATATTGGTCATTTGCAGAATTTCTATCCACactgactttttaaatttgaccgCTGTCAATCTGTCATGTCTTTTATTTATACAGAGAGGAAACATCTTCACAGTATAGCAAGGcgagatttttaataagttagtATGAGGTATATGTGCCCCATAGCGCCCGTTGTGCATTCACTTGTTTCAATGCGTGCCACTGTTGCCAATGTTGCCACGAACTAGAAAAAATCCTTGTGACTAATGAAGTTACTACATGCATGCTGATAGTGCaataatctaatttttaattcgctttttgttggaaaaacattattttcggaaaatttacCGATTAAAAAGAGTAAATAGGCAGTTATTTACTATCTCTAAGTAATTCAATGGTGCGCGCGCGTGCTGTAAAGTAAACGAAGCATGCGTTACGTGCATCGACCACATCATACGTCCAGAGGAACTCTATGGTAGTCCCTACGCGATGCAATAATGCACCTTGGACTGGCGGCCGCGTGCTCTTGGAATCCCATCCCTGGTAAGGAGCATTGAACGTGTCAAGGGTAGAGCTGGTTGTTACAAGCATAAAAGAAGCCTTACTTTATGGGATTTACTACAAGGCGGGCTCTGCGGTTTACAAAACGGAAGGCAAATGCCATCGTTAGTGCCCAAATCGGCCGGAAGGGCTGGGCTGATCTCTTGCCCTCCCGAAAACTGCGAATCCctttaaatttgttgttttttttatgagaagTCGGAACGCGCATGTGCCGGCAGAGCGTACAGGCCGAAACTTAGCTTAAGGAACGCTAGCCCCTCATTTTCCCTCTATGAGCACAACAAAGAGTTAAAACCCTCAGAATGCTTTCAGTTCCCCAGTAAATCGACCATATATGTGTCAAAAGTGACGAGGCTATAGACGATTGTTTGCGGGCTGTGACGTCACATAGCGTATCCGATTATTTCCAACCATGCGCAGTTCACGGCGAAACGCTCAGAACACGGTTTGTCCCATAGTTTCCTGGAAACTTTTATGTTGTTAATTTGCGTGTACAAAATACTACTTTCAACCTATAAAATTGATACGGGATAGAGGAGGTACCTAGTTTTATcagctttcaaaatttgtaaagcACAGcaaggtgtttttttttttttatttctgtttcAGAAATACGGAGACAAGCTTGTACatatttgttgttaaaaaGCTTTTAGCACATATTTAAGGTGAAGATTTTGACACACCTTGGAAGAAAGTAAAGTGAAACGCACTTTTCCACTCTAATTAGTGTGGGCATGCGCTATACAGTAACGGTgtctttgtaaattttaaggaaatcgaaaatttaacGCACATGTAAAAAAcaagaatattttattgaatttcattcTATTACAATACACTACTGCAAGGCTAAAACTACagttaattttacataatataaTACATAAAGGTTAAGTACTAGCAAGCACTTCGTCAAAAGACCTGTCTATGCTGTTTGCGATTATTTGAAACGTTAATCAAGACGATTTAGAGTTATCTGCACTGTGCCCTGCAGCATTAACGCCTGCAGCTCATTCTGCAAGTCACACCAGTCAATCAACGTGAATGAGATTAATCTATGCTCTAATCCAGGCAAATCGTCACGCAAAAAATCTGGATCTCCTACAATCGGTAGAAGAAAGTCAGGGTCGACGTATGCCTGTACAATTTCCGACATCTCCTCACTTACAAGTTTATCACACTGAGTTGTATATTCATTCGAAAATATCCATATGAAGTTTGTAAGATTCAACTTTTTGACCCCCTCAAATATCCTGCCGTTGTCTCGGGCCGCGTACCTCTTGCGGAACAAGGGCGACACTCTCAGGATTTTCAAATTGGTGCAGAGCTGCAGGGCACTTTCAAAACCATCTGCAATATGGATATCTAATAGGTGCAGCCCGTACAAATTGGGCAAGAATCGAAGATCGCTGATCGTTTTCATTAGGCTGAACTTGGGGCATTCGCATATTAAAAAACTCAAGTAGTTCAGGGGGTGAGATTTTTCCATGTGGTACTCTATGAAGCTTCGCAGCGTTGAGCACTCGCCCGACTCCGGTGCGGATGCGAAAGTCGGCTTTTTGCGATAATGATCCCTTTGTAACGTGAAAATCTTCGTCAACACCAACGATTTTAGCATCCCCAATTTCGATAGGCAGGTCAATTTGTGAGGCCGCAGTTCTTTGAAAAGTGAGGACGTGGATTCCCATATATACAGATCCAGCTCGGAACTTCCTGGACTCACTTGGACAGAAACCCGCAACGCTCCCCATTCCTCGGGATTCAATAAGGCTTCCGTCTGCTTCATGACCTTCTCCGCCGGTGGACTCTTGAAGCAGTTGTCATCAGAAATTTCGCATTCGGTGATTCTCAAATGCTTTGTTCCAACGTCTTGCAGGAACGAAACCATTTTATCCAGATTCAAGGAGTAGCGGCTCAATGTGACGGACCTCCATATAGTAGATTCGTTGACGGCTTCCTGCCAAAGCTTGCAGACTTGTGCGCAGCGCAGGACGTCCGGCATGTCCAAGTACGGCAATATGAACGGCAGGGTATTCTGGACGAGCCAGTTATCTTCGGACAGGCGCCTGCCCAAGCTGTCCTTGGCGGTATGTGCAGAGCACGAGCTAGAATAAAagggaaaatgaaaatgttgaagCAAAATAGGTCGGTTAAACAAATTCTTACATTTCTATCGAGCGTTCCTAATTATGAAAAGGCCGTtgcaaaaaatacagggttattttcataaattgctAATGTTTGCCGTACAGGATGTTCCAAATTCAACTCCGAATATGCATAGTTACCTCGAAAAACCAAACGATTAGTTAGGCACTTTCGCTGTAACACCGATCTTGATccccttaaaaataaacatgttttGCATATCTCCTTAACACACGTAAAGAGAAGATTACTAACGAGAGAcgcttaatttgttaaaagcgcaaaaaaattataaacaattagAGCGTCAATTGTTATGaagtcaaaatcaatcaaatgaGACAGAAACAGAAATGGTAACTAATTGGGGCTTCAATTGAtgtgaaatgaaaattaatgaaatgaaaCGTGACAGGTAATTTGTGTGTTGTTTTTCACTGATGTTGTGAAGCTAGGTCGACACCACTGCGGAAAAATAGGTGACCTTTTTGGTCGCAATTTGCCAATTAAATGGTGTACTTGCACCAATCGCAGCTAGCACAACAGAAAAAACATGACCGTAACAGATGAGCTTGTAACCGCACTGCTAGCAGAGCGGTAAAGTAGTGATAACCGTTCCGACtcggtaaaatttaaataacaaagtgTCTTACCTTAAAAGCGTATTTTCCGCCTTCCTTTTCGCTTTTTGTTCAACACAGGGTGCGTTAATTATGGATTCCGCCATTATGAATAATTgtacttttttcctttaaaattctttGTATTTATCACTTATCTCTTGCTATCTTCTTTTCAGCCACTTCTTCCCACTGCCCGCCCGTTTGCTTGTGTCGGCGGCTCACCCTTGGCTACCCTTATATGTGCAGTTCTACAGGTACTTCAATAAAGTAATAACGGCAatgttgccattttttttttgtttgttgggGCCACTTTTTCTATTACGCAAACCACCAAATTTGAATAAGAACATTAGCACgatctaaagaaaaaaatagcacATTCCTAGTGAAACTTGCCATTTGCTGCTGTCTCGTCAATGCCTTTTTTTTCACACGGGAAAATCATCTTCGTTCAATGGCGGGCCGTGATTTTTACTAACTCGAAATGGCGTATGTGCATCTCGTAAATTTAGTATCTGACGTTTACGCGTTTAAGTAACTGTAGAGAGCTGAATTGACGTGCCAAAAACGACATgctcaaaaaaattagttaaattatCTACACTATCCAAGGAACTGCACACTTGGTATACCGTTGTTATCGTTGAATAGGAAATCACAAAAACTCCCTagtcgaaaatttgaaatttttttcttaatccGTTTCTGATATATTCGACTGTTCCGGAGTTactgattttaaattatgcgTTTCGGCAGTTTAATACCCAAGGTAAATAAAGATCtgatattttgatattaaagTACTTCTGGGGAGCCGAATCGATTCCGCCAAACACCCGGCTAGTGGGCGTAGAAAAGAAGAATTTCCCACAATACCTGAACATTCGCAAACCTGGCAACATTGCTGTTAATATTTCATCTCGCCGggaattttgataaaatttttggcCGACTGCATGCGAAGAGAAATGGCACGGTTTGGAAAAGAAAAGTAGCACATTCCTAGCTACATTTAccgtttgccgaagttttgaCGACCTTAACTTGTCAAATTTGACCGCCG encodes:
- the LOC136341425 gene encoding uncharacterized protein isoform X2, yielding MPDVLRCAQVCKLWQEAVNESTIWRSVTLSRYSLNLDKMVSFLQDVGTKHLRITECEISDDNCFKSPPAEKVMKQTEALLNPEEWGALRVSVQVSPGSSELDLYIWESTSSLFKELRPHKLTCLSKLGMLKSLVLTKIFTLQRDHYRKKPTFASAPESGECSTLRSFIEYHMEKSHPLNYLSFLICECPKFSLMKTISDLRFLPNLYGLHLLDIHIADGFESALQLCTNLKILRVSPLFRKRYAARDNGRIFEGVKKLNLTNFIWIFSNEYTTQCDKLVSEEMSEIVQAYVDPDFLLPIVGDPDFLRDDLPGLEHRLISFTLIDWCDLQNELQALMLQGTVQITLNRLD
- the LOC136341425 gene encoding uncharacterized protein isoform X1, producing MAESIINAPCVEQKAKRKAENTLLSSCSAHTAKDSLGRRLSEDNWLVQNTLPFILPYLDMPDVLRCAQVCKLWQEAVNESTIWRSVTLSRYSLNLDKMVSFLQDVGTKHLRITECEISDDNCFKSPPAEKVMKQTEALLNPEEWGALRVSVQVSPGSSELDLYIWESTSSLFKELRPHKLTCLSKLGMLKSLVLTKIFTLQRDHYRKKPTFASAPESGECSTLRSFIEYHMEKSHPLNYLSFLICECPKFSLMKTISDLRFLPNLYGLHLLDIHIADGFESALQLCTNLKILRVSPLFRKRYAARDNGRIFEGVKKLNLTNFIWIFSNEYTTQCDKLVSEEMSEIVQAYVDPDFLLPIVGDPDFLRDDLPGLEHRLISFTLIDWCDLQNELQALMLQGTVQITLNRLD